The following nucleotide sequence is from Salvia splendens isolate huo1 chromosome 2, SspV2, whole genome shotgun sequence.
AGTTTTGGGGGATGTTTGCATGTCATCAGGTGCAGTATTTATGCTCTTTTGAATCATTAGCAGCTAGTTTTTCTTAGCAAAAACTTTTATGAgaacttttcttttcttttccttttgatCTGCAGCTCGTTGGGAACCTTGTCACTCTTGCTTTATTAAGAGACGGAGAGGTATGCAGTAGACTCATTATTTTCGAGTTTTGACACTTCATGGTTTAAAGCAAGATACTGTCACTCAATTTACTTGTTATGCAAGTCAATCAATCTCAAATTACAAAATGAAAGTCCTTGTGATAAGGAGGAATCCtgataaaattcaaattttgtttgCCTCACTATGTGTCTCCTTGATACCCTACGAATAATGAGTTGATGAAAATTTCCTATTGACATGAACCTCTAGTTGCTTTAATATATTATTCGTGGAATTTATGTGAAGAAAATAAAGCATCAGTCAAAATTGTGCTAGCTTTTTGTATCATTCCCATACagagtagtattaattattgaGCGCTACATATTGCAGGGAGGAACAACCAGTGGCACAACTCTGCTTCTAATCGTATTTCTTATTAGCATGACTTTAGGTACAATTCTGATGTGCTTTTTGAGTAAGAGAAACAGTAAAGAAGAAAGACTGGAAGGCTCTGTGAACACCGTTTCATCTTCAGTGGGGTCTTTGTTATCTTCCATGTTGAATCTATTATTCGACAAACGGATCCTCTTGGTTATCCCACTTATCGCATATTCAGGACTACAGCTAGCATTTGTCTGGTAATGAGATGCAAAGTATCATTTAAGCATTCATTTTGTTTTATAAACATACATCTCACTGTTGTTTTTCCCTTCTTCAGTTAATTTAATGGTTTTTTTCAGGGCTGAATACACGAAAGAAATTGTGAACCCGGTTCTCGGGGAACAAGGTGTTGGTGGTGCTATGGCTATATATGGAGTTTTTGATGCAATTGTAAGTATTACAATGATTGTTGGTTCATATCCAATTCTAGCATGGTCTATTTGGAATTCATTTTATCGGGCACATTTACATTGGAGTATCTTCTTTTCTAATATGATGGTGGTTTGATTGTTTCTCCTGCTGGAACCTTTATCAGAGTTCGCTTGCAGCTGGTCGATTTACATCCGGTCTTTCATCGATCACAATAATAGTGTCAGGTGGAATGTTGATCCAGCTCATTGTACTGCTTTGGCTTCTGCTGAGCTACAGGTTGATTCTCTCAACAAAGTTCATTAAATCATTTCTGACATTATAAAACTTTATTGCTGAACATTTTCTTGCTTCTATCTTTTGTTTTGTAGTGTGGTGAGTGGCATACTCGGTACGATCCTCCCGCTTCTGATAGGGGCCTTATGGGGAATTGGCAATGGAGTGCTAAATACACAGCTGAGTGCGTTGCTAGGAATTCTGTTCAAACATGATCTGGTACTAATTTTCTCAGTAACATTTCTCGATATGATTTTAGTGATTAACAAAATATACAGCTTCCATCCCTTGTTAAATGAATAGCATTCCTTGACGTCGATTATTGTATCTATGGTTAACCAGATTTACACTAGCTTATGCGTTTAGCTAGTTTGGACAATGAAGAGTTGAATGAGTATGATTACCATATCTTTGCATACGTGCTGCAAGACTCCTGTGATATCCTAATACCTCGTTGTTGTTGCAGGAAGGAGCTTTTGCGCAGCTGAAGCTGTGGCAGAGTGCTTCAATTGCTGTGGTGTTTTTCATAAGCACATCTATATCGTTTCAGGCAATGCTTGTTATCATGGTTGTGGCTCTGTGCCTCTCGATGGGTGGGTTTCTTTTTCTCACACTGAACGTGGAGAAAGCGGTTGCAGGGCGTGCTCCTTGACCGACTGCGAAACGATAATTCCAACCCAACATGCTGGTGAAATATTACGTCTCTGCTTGCCCTTTGTCTACAGATAAACGAGCACGTGGTTGCAGATTCATTCCCTTTTTTAGccattttgttttctcttttattGATGAAGTGTGATCTGTAATTTTGCTTCAAGAATATGGCGTTGGTTTGTTAATATGTTCTGCAACTGTTATTCATCAATCAATTGTGTAGTTTGAGAAAAAATATGTTCTGCAACTGTTGATCATCAATCAATTTACACTTATCAATGAATGCACATTCTTcaaaaattagtgaaaaaaaggagaaaaaataagCAGTCGTGGATACTTGAATAACAGAAATATTAGACAACTGAAAACCAATAATGAAGTAATCCACATCAGTAATAGAAATACTtagaaaactaaaataaatacgAATACCAGGCAGAAATATTGGAATTGCCTTTTTGATAAGagtatccacaatggcggcgagcggaccggctagctgATCCCTGACGCTCGCCGGTCCgttcgccgaaccattgcagcgggcgagcgccaaatcagctagaaaaacggcgagcacacgccgattcccgagcgctggccgatgcgctcgccgatcgactggccgccattgcaggctcccgatcggcgagcgatcggccaacggattttattttattattaatttaattttcgaaacactatacatacgcgatttgcacgtcattttcatttgcaccacttattttaacgagtattctctctatcttaatttctgtacaagagcaacaacgcgaatgaagcacaacaacgagcctactccagggacgagcgggtctcaaactcccacggtacccgtgggaggtggatgagatccgatggccgggtactgcAACATGTACCC
It contains:
- the LOC121764781 gene encoding UNC93-like protein 3, with translation MATDEESPLVAEQAPPQPPNHRRDVYLLCWAFLLIFLAYGAVQNLESTMNTEGDMGTISLGILYVSFAIFSLVASMVVKKMGSKNALILGTTGYWLFIAANLKPSWYTMVPASLYMGFAASIIWVGQGTYLTSTATSHANDHKLHEGTVIGKFNGEFWGMFACHQLVGNLVTLALLRDGEGGTTSGTTLLLIVFLISMTLGTILMCFLSKRNSKEERLEGSVNTVSSSVGSLLSSMLNLLFDKRILLVIPLIAYSGLQLAFVWAEYTKEIVNPVLGEQGVGGAMAIYGVFDAISSLAAGRFTSGLSSITIIVSGGMLIQLIVLLWLLLSYSVVSGILGTILPLLIGALWGIGNGVLNTQLSALLGILFKHDLEGAFAQLKLWQSASIAVVFFISTSISFQAMLVIMVVALCLSMGGFLFLTLNVEKAVAGRAP